A section of the Telopea speciosissima isolate NSW1024214 ecotype Mountain lineage chromosome 3, Tspe_v1, whole genome shotgun sequence genome encodes:
- the LOC122653875 gene encoding cleavage and polyadenylation specificity factor subunit 6-like codes for MDPMAEEQLDYGDEEYGGQKMQYQGSGAISALAEEEMMGEDDEYDDLYNDVNVGDGLLQLHCTEIPVLGGAGSGPQAQKPDVSGSRIAEQGGSEDVTIPRVGLEGKDSNMGANLVEQKKGAFVSGKGLEGAAGDYPDRLSQKERVMDMGSDVQIGRSGFGESAAMPTKVGVDPSRVPGKFSGGSLSLPDSGIGAPQMPANRIGMNISMNRPMMNENPSRQPVENGSTMLFVSELHWWTTDAELESMLSQFGRVKEIKFFDERASGKSKGYCQVEFFDPAAAAACKEEMNGHVFNGRACVVNVATSQTLKQIGAAYMNKTQVQAQSPSQGRRPINDGVGRGGGMNFPAGEAGRNYGKVGWGRGGQGVLNRGPGGGGPMRGRGAVGAKNMVGGTGGVASGASSGPYGQGLAGPVLGGPAGGMMHPQSMMGTGFDPMYMGRGGAYGGFSGPAFPGMIPSFPAVNTMALPGVAPHVNPAFFGRGMVANGMGMMGTSGMDVHHAGMWTDTNMGGWGGDDNGRRTRESSYGGDDGASNYGYGEASHERGGGRPNATSREKDRGSERDWSGSSDRRHHDERDQDWDRSDKDHRYKEEKDGYRDHRQRERDYYNEDNWDRGQNSSRYRSKSRMMQEEDNRSQTRDVDYGKRRRLPSE; via the coding sequence ATGGATCCAATGGCCGAAGAGCAACTAGATTACGGAGATGAAGAATATGGTGGGCAGAAGATGCAGTATCAGGGCAGTGGAGCAATCTCTGCTCTCGCAGAAGAGGAGATGATGGGGGAGGATGATGAGTATGATGATCTCTACAATGATGTCAATGTCGGTGATGGTCTTCTGCAGCTGCACTGCACCGAAATACCGGTTTTAGGAGGTGCTGGGAGTGGGCCACAAGCTCAGAAACCTGATGTTTCTGGATCAAGGATCGCTGAACAGGGTGGGTCGGAAGATGTAACCATCCCTCGAGTTGGGTTGGAGGGTAAAGACTCCAATATGGGAGCCAATCTTGTGGAGCAGAAGAAGGGAGCATTTGTGTCTGGCAAAGGATTGGAAGGGGCCGCTGGTGATTATCCAGACCGGCTTTCACAGAAAGAGAGGGTTATGGATATGGGTTCTGATGTTCAAATTGGAAGGTCAGGGTTTGGAGAATCAGCAGCCATGCCAACTAAAGTTGGTGTTGATCCTAGTCGGGTTCCAGGAAAATTTTCTGGTGGATCTTTGTCGTTGCCAGATTCAGGCATTGGTGCTCCACAAATGCCCGCCAACCGAATTGGAATGAATATCAGTATGAACCGTCCAATGATGAATGAAAATCCAAGCCGGCAGCCTGTAGAGAATGGTAGCACCATGCTTTTTGTGAGTGAATTACATTGGTGGACTACCGATGCAGAGCTTGAAAGCATGCTATCTCAATTTGGGAGGGTAAAGGAAATCAAATTCTTTGATGAGAGAGCTAGTGGAAAATCAAAGGGCTACTGTCAAGTGGAATTCTTTGATCCAGCTGCTGCAGCTGCATGTAAAGAAGAGATGAATGGCCATGTCTTCAATGGTCGAGCTTGTGTGGTGAATGTTGCAACTTCACAGACTTTGAAGCAGATAGGAGCTGCGTATATGAACAAAACCCAAGTGCAGGCTCAGTCACCGTCACAAGGACGGAGACCTATAAATGATGGGGTAGGGAGAGGTGGTGGAATGAATTTTCCAGCTGGAGAAGCAGGCAGGAACTATGGGAAGGTTGGATGGGGTCGAGGAGGTCAAGGAGTACTCAATAGGGGCCCGGGAGGTGGAGGACCAATGAGAGGTAGAGGAGCTGTTGGAGCAAAAAACATGGTTGGAGGCACTGGGGGAGTTGCAAGCGGTGCTAGTAGCGGCCCTTATGGGCAAGGCCTTGCCGGTCCTGTCTTGGGGGGCCCAGCTGGTGGGATGATGCATCCTCAGAGCATGATGGGTACAGGATTTGATCCAATGTACATGGGTCGAGGGGGTGCTTATGGGGGATTCTCAGGTCCTGCTTTTCCTGGGATGATTCCTTCATTTCCAGCTGTTAATACCATGGCACTTCCTGGTGTGGCTCCGCATGTCAACCCAGCTTTCTTCGGCCGTGGAATGGTTGCTAATGGAATGGGAATGATGGGTACCAGTGGAATGGATGTTCATCATGCGGGAATGTGGACTGATACAAACATGGGAGGATGGGGAGGGGATGATAATGGAAGAAGGACAAGGGAGTCTAGTTACGGTGGTGATGATGGGGCGTCTAACTATGGGTATGGAGAGGCAAGCCAtgaaaggggagggggaaggcCAAATGCTACCTCCCGGGAGAAGGATAGGGGTTCTGAGCGTGATTGGTCAGGGAGCTCTGATAGGCGGCATCATGATGAGAGGGACCAGGATTGGGATAGGTCTGATAAGGACCACCgatacaaagaagaaaaagatggttACAGGGACCATCGTCAGAGAGAACGTGACTATTATAATGAGGATAACTGGGATAGGGGGCAGAATTCTTCGAGGTATCGGAGTAAGTCTCGTATGATGCAAGAAGAAGATAACAGGTCTCAAACAAGGGATGTAGACTATGGGAAGAGAAGGCGCCTACCGTCAGAGTGA